A part of Melittangium boletus DSM 14713 genomic DNA contains:
- a CDS encoding AAA family ATPase, whose translation MNGKSLRVYFTTHQDGRLTGQLLPVWDSFFDAPPPSAYGTRESEVYALLETRVRQLLLEDSSALDRFLWEETLEARTLTVEIHPQTLHQKRPVIAKALIPLRLTYVYGKLESGAWRVRVPRFGWSFVLEDLSIAREVLRSALTTALLGENPKSLYDFRHEGEEYVQAWDPGGLRQDARRDSREERPAEVLDQVGEELTSRALGGRQPPLVYDAGAMREWLELVRRQPLPSLLLVGGSGTGKTSHVLMLARRIAELRREDKTARLPDIWRTSAERIVAGMVYLGMWQERCLKLVDALSFEDHYLFVDRLTSLLAPQPDGSSIGDLLLPAAMSGEISLIAECTEAEFERCQRRFPEALRPFRVLRIESPVASRMPELMLRYQSVRRSRVSIHPVGMRQLVGHLETFQRDSLFPGKAFRFLDWLDQQGERGTTRTLYPRDASEAYARYTGLPLQLISDEVPAERTALASQLQKGVMGQEQACELAAGVLARFKAGLNDPDKPVGTLLFAGPTGVGKTELSKQLARTLFGNEDRMIRLDMSEYMLPGSAQRLMEVGPGISSLAERVRRQPLSLVLFDELEKAHADVFDLLLGILGEGRLTDHLGRLVDFRMTVVCMTSNLGVEQSEPAGFGAERGAEDFLRAIRQAFRPELFNRIDHVIPFRRLSEGDVLRIVDLELEKAASRAGLLRRGLRLVVDADARAWLARHGHEPMLGARPLKRLIEARVMAPIAVRLAADARLEGVSLPVVVAGSEAERRLGPEQRALATVLDHEGTRT comes from the coding sequence ATGAACGGCAAGAGCCTTCGCGTCTACTTCACCACCCACCAGGATGGCCGGCTCACCGGACAGCTCCTGCCCGTCTGGGACAGCTTCTTCGACGCGCCTCCGCCTTCCGCCTACGGCACCCGGGAGTCCGAGGTGTACGCGTTGCTGGAGACCCGGGTGCGGCAACTGCTCCTGGAGGACTCCTCCGCGCTCGATCGCTTCCTGTGGGAGGAGACCCTGGAGGCCCGGACCCTCACCGTGGAGATCCACCCCCAGACGCTGCACCAGAAGCGGCCCGTCATCGCCAAGGCGCTCATCCCCCTGCGGCTCACCTACGTCTACGGCAAGCTGGAGAGCGGCGCCTGGCGCGTGCGCGTGCCGCGCTTCGGCTGGTCGTTCGTCCTGGAGGATCTGTCCATCGCGCGCGAGGTGCTGCGGAGCGCGCTCACCACCGCGCTGCTCGGGGAGAATCCCAAGAGCCTCTATGACTTCCGCCACGAGGGCGAGGAGTATGTCCAGGCGTGGGATCCGGGAGGACTGCGGCAGGACGCGCGCCGGGACTCGCGGGAAGAGCGTCCCGCCGAGGTGCTCGATCAGGTGGGCGAGGAGTTGACCTCGCGCGCGCTCGGTGGCCGCCAACCGCCGCTCGTGTACGACGCGGGGGCCATGCGGGAGTGGCTGGAGCTCGTGCGGCGTCAACCCCTTCCGTCGCTGCTGCTCGTCGGAGGCTCGGGGACGGGCAAGACGAGCCATGTGCTGATGCTGGCGCGGAGGATCGCGGAGCTGCGGCGCGAGGACAAGACGGCGCGCCTGCCGGACATCTGGCGCACGAGCGCCGAGCGCATCGTCGCGGGCATGGTGTACCTGGGCATGTGGCAGGAGCGCTGCCTCAAGCTCGTGGACGCGCTGTCGTTCGAGGACCACTACCTCTTCGTGGATCGGCTCACGTCCCTTCTCGCCCCTCAGCCGGATGGCTCGTCCATCGGGGATCTGCTCCTGCCCGCCGCCATGAGTGGGGAGATCTCCCTCATCGCCGAGTGCACCGAGGCCGAGTTCGAGCGCTGCCAGCGGCGCTTCCCCGAGGCGCTACGGCCCTTTCGCGTCCTGCGGATCGAATCGCCCGTGGCCTCGCGGATGCCGGAGTTGATGCTGCGCTACCAGTCGGTGCGCCGCAGCCGGGTGAGCATCCACCCCGTGGGCATGCGGCAGCTCGTTGGGCACCTGGAGACGTTCCAACGCGACAGCCTGTTTCCCGGCAAGGCCTTCCGCTTCCTCGACTGGTTGGATCAGCAGGGCGAGCGGGGAACGACTCGCACGCTCTATCCGCGTGATGCCTCCGAGGCCTATGCCCGCTACACGGGGTTGCCCCTCCAGCTCATCAGCGACGAGGTCCCCGCCGAGCGGACCGCGCTCGCCTCCCAGCTCCAGAAGGGCGTCATGGGTCAGGAACAGGCCTGTGAGCTGGCCGCCGGGGTGCTCGCGCGGTTCAAGGCCGGGCTGAATGACCCAGACAAGCCCGTGGGCACGTTGCTGTTCGCCGGCCCCACTGGCGTGGGCAAGACGGAGTTGTCCAAGCAGCTCGCCCGCACGCTCTTCGGCAACGAGGACCGGATGATCCGGCTCGACATGTCCGAGTACATGCTGCCCGGCTCGGCCCAGCGGCTGATGGAGGTGGGCCCCGGCATCTCCAGCCTCGCCGAGCGGGTTCGGCGCCAACCCCTGTCGCTCGTCCTCTTCGACGAGCTGGAGAAGGCCCACGCGGATGTCTTCGATCTGCTCCTGGGCATCCTGGGAGAGGGGCGGCTCACGGATCATCTGGGACGGCTGGTGGACTTCCGGATGACGGTGGTGTGCATGACGAGCAACCTCGGCGTCGAGCAGTCGGAGCCCGCCGGGTTCGGCGCGGAGCGGGGCGCGGAGGACTTCCTGCGCGCCATCCGGCAGGCGTTTCGTCCGGAGCTGTTCAACCGCATCGATCACGTCATTCCCTTCCGCCGCCTGTCCGAGGGCGATGTGCTGCGCATCGTGGACCTGGAGCTGGAGAAGGCGGCCTCTCGGGCGGGCCTGCTCCGGCGGGGATTGCGCCTGGTGGTGGACGCAGACGCGCGGGCATGGCTCGCCCGTCACGGCCATGAGCCCATGCTGGGCGCCCGGCCCCTCAAGCGGCTCATCGAAGCCCGGGTCATGGCGCCCATCGCCGTGCGGCTCGCGGCCGATGCCCGTCTGGAAGGAGTTTCCCTCCCGGTGGTCGTGGCGGGGAGCGAGGCCGAGCGGCGACTCGGACCCGAGCAACGGGCGCTCGCCACGGTGCTCGATCACGAAGGAACCCGGACATGA